One Opitutia bacterium DNA segment encodes these proteins:
- a CDS encoding alpha/beta hydrolase, which produces MNFRFCLAAFGAAVAVSVSGATGATPGAPLAIGETFTVESRVLGEVRRINVYLPAGYAETPAMRVPVLYMPDGGLAEDFIHVAGLVQIGAANGTMRSLLLVGIENTQRRRDLTPPTESERDRKIAPVVGGAAAFRKFLREELMPLIRERYRTTDERAIVGESLAGLFVVDTLLSEPELFDTYIAIDPSLWWNDGKFLAAAPVRLAAVAAKGRTLWLAAAEKDGNAREAHEFAAHLKQSAPATLRWSFAPFADESHLTIYHPAALRAFREVLAPRE; this is translated from the coding sequence ATGAATTTTCGTTTCTGTCTGGCGGCGTTCGGGGCGGCGGTGGCGGTGAGCGTGAGCGGAGCGACGGGCGCGACGCCAGGGGCGCCCCTGGCGATCGGCGAGACGTTCACGGTCGAGTCGCGCGTGCTCGGTGAGGTCCGCCGCATCAACGTCTACCTGCCGGCCGGTTACGCGGAGACGCCGGCGATGCGCGTGCCGGTGCTCTACATGCCGGATGGCGGGCTGGCGGAGGATTTCATCCACGTGGCCGGATTGGTGCAGATCGGCGCGGCCAACGGCACGATGCGTTCCCTGCTGCTCGTCGGCATCGAGAACACGCAGCGCCGGCGCGACCTCACGCCGCCGACCGAGAGCGAGCGCGACCGGAAGATCGCGCCCGTCGTGGGTGGCGCCGCGGCGTTCCGGAAATTTCTGCGCGAGGAACTGATGCCGTTGATCCGCGAGCGCTACCGCACGACGGACGAGCGCGCGATCGTCGGCGAGTCGCTCGCGGGGTTGTTCGTCGTGGATACGTTGCTGAGCGAGCCGGAGCTGTTCGACACCTACATCGCGATCGATCCGAGCTTATGGTGGAACGACGGCAAGTTTCTCGCGGCCGCGCCGGTGCGGCTCGCCGCGGTAGCGGCGAAGGGCCGGACGCTGTGGCTCGCGGCGGCGGAGAAGGACGGCAACGCGCGCGAGGCGCACGAGTTCGCGGCGCACCTGAAGCAGTCGGCGCCGGCGACGCTGCGGTGGAGTTTTGCGCCGTTCGCGGACGAGTCGCATTTGACGATCTACCACCCGGCGGCGCTGCGGGCGTTCCGCGAAGTGCTGGCGCCGCGCGAGTGA
- a CDS encoding TetR/AcrR family transcriptional regulator, which translates to MPRAKEFDEAEVLDQALELFRVRGFKHTSFNDLVEELGVSRQSLYDTYGNKEALYHQALKRYLTRGLDQMRRVLEEDGRPLRESLAALFENMIAGQCAKSSPGCLMVNSMVELSPHDADVRALAQEHARSIEGLFASRFAAAQRKGEIGKAKDPVALARYFYHVVLGLAVASRALGDREGLRQTAQLALQSLD; encoded by the coding sequence ATGCCACGCGCCAAGGAGTTCGACGAAGCTGAAGTGCTCGACCAAGCACTGGAGCTCTTCCGCGTGCGCGGCTTCAAGCACACCTCCTTCAACGACCTCGTCGAGGAGCTCGGCGTCAGCCGCCAGAGCCTTTACGACACCTACGGCAACAAGGAGGCGCTCTACCATCAGGCGCTGAAACGCTACCTCACCCGCGGCCTCGACCAGATGCGCCGCGTGCTCGAGGAGGATGGCCGCCCGCTCCGCGAGTCGCTCGCCGCGCTCTTCGAAAACATGATCGCCGGCCAGTGCGCCAAGAGCTCGCCGGGCTGCCTGATGGTCAACTCCATGGTCGAGCTCTCGCCACACGACGCCGACGTCCGCGCGCTCGCGCAGGAGCACGCCCGCTCCATCGAAGGTCTCTTCGCCTCGCGCTTCGCCGCCGCGCAACGCAAGGGTGAGATCGGCAAGGCCAAGGATCCGGTCGCGCTCGCCCGCTACTTCTACCACGTCGTGCTCGGCCTCGCCGTCGCCTCCCGCGCCCTCGGCGACCGCGAAGGCTTGCGCCAGACCGCGCAGCTGGCTTTGCAGTCGCTCGACTGA
- a CDS encoding efflux RND transporter periplasmic adaptor subunit, with translation MSVPGPRLEDLRIERPTKKSSGPNGPLLVGIVAALLVLAALAWWLTRPKPLAVRTAAAREVASGTGGARTVLNASGYVTARREATVSSKVTGKVLEVLVEEGVKVTAGQILARLDDANTRTSLALAQAQLESARTALEETRVRLGEAERERTRQHQLAERGVATAADFDRAESAAKALHARLAQLATEVTVAERGVAVWQQQLDDAVIRAPFAGIVTSKNAQPGEMISPMSSGGFTRTGICTIVDMDSLEIEIDVNESYINRVAPGQPVEASLDAYADWKIPCKVIAIIPTADRQKSTVRVRVGFDQLDPRILPEMSVKVAFRDNSAATAAASATRSVLVPAAAVRQEGGRDVVFVAASGHAERRAVSVAGTRGADTEILAGIAAGERVILEAPAGLVDGAPVKETQP, from the coding sequence ATGAGCGTCCCTGGCCCCCGCTTGGAAGACTTGCGCATCGAGCGACCGACGAAGAAGTCGTCCGGCCCGAACGGCCCGTTGCTCGTCGGCATCGTCGCTGCCCTCCTTGTTCTCGCCGCCCTCGCGTGGTGGCTCACCCGTCCGAAGCCACTCGCCGTCCGCACGGCCGCCGCGCGCGAAGTCGCCAGCGGCACCGGCGGCGCGCGCACCGTGCTCAACGCCTCGGGCTACGTCACCGCGCGGCGCGAGGCCACCGTCTCCTCGAAGGTCACCGGCAAGGTGCTCGAGGTTCTCGTCGAGGAAGGTGTGAAGGTCACCGCCGGCCAGATCCTCGCCCGCCTCGACGACGCCAACACCCGCACCTCGCTCGCGCTCGCGCAGGCGCAACTCGAGTCCGCGCGCACCGCACTCGAAGAAACTCGCGTCCGCCTCGGCGAAGCCGAGCGCGAGCGCACACGCCAGCACCAGCTCGCCGAACGCGGCGTCGCCACCGCCGCCGATTTCGACCGCGCCGAGTCCGCGGCCAAGGCCCTCCACGCCCGCCTCGCGCAGCTCGCGACCGAGGTCACCGTCGCCGAGCGCGGCGTCGCCGTCTGGCAACAGCAGCTCGACGACGCCGTCATCCGCGCGCCGTTCGCCGGCATCGTCACCTCGAAGAACGCGCAGCCCGGCGAAATGATTTCGCCGATGTCCTCCGGCGGCTTCACGCGCACCGGCATCTGCACGATCGTCGACATGGATTCGCTCGAGATCGAAATCGACGTCAACGAGAGCTACATCAACCGCGTCGCGCCGGGCCAGCCGGTCGAGGCCTCGCTCGACGCCTACGCCGACTGGAAAATTCCCTGCAAGGTCATCGCCATCATCCCGACCGCCGACCGCCAGAAATCCACCGTGCGCGTGCGCGTCGGCTTCGACCAACTCGACCCGCGCATCCTGCCCGAGATGTCCGTGAAGGTCGCCTTCCGCGACAACAGCGCCGCCACCGCCGCCGCGTCCGCGACGCGCAGCGTCCTCGTGCCGGCCGCCGCTGTCCGTCAGGAAGGCGGCCGTGACGTCGTCTTCGTCGCCGCAAGCGGCCACGCCGAGCGCCGCGCGGTCAGCGTCGCCGGCACGCGCGGTGCGGACACGGAAATTTTGGCCGGCATCGCCGCCGGCGAACGCGTCATCCTCGAGGCCCCGGCCGGCCTCGTCGACGGCGCCCCCGTCAAGGAGACCCAACCATGA
- a CDS encoding tetratricopeptide repeat protein → MNRSRANAGAWAWLGVCAAVALAYAPVWHAGFIWNDSDYVTAPALRSLGGLGRIWTEVGATEQYYPVLHSWFWVQQWIFGDAPVGYHVVNVALHALAAGLFALVLRRLAVPGAWFAAAVFALHPVAVESVAWISEQKNTLSLAFYLAAALAWLRFEERRAPRDYAVASALFALALLSKSVTATLPAALLVVAWWRRGRIEWTRDVRPLVPWFAAGAVFGLFTAWVEHRVVGAHGADFDLGLIERVLLAGRVSWFYLGKLVWPAELIFIYPRWDVSASVWWQWLFPAALLGALALAWRMRDWSRAPLAAGLFFLGSLFPTMGFFNVYAFQFSFVADHWQYLPMLGPIALFAGGAATFAATLAREQRLLAGAAGAALCALLGGLSWAQSGLYRDIETFYRRTLAANPDSWMGRNNLGLLLLDAGRADEALTQLREATRLKPRHAEVANNLGAAWRATGHAAASLTEFRRATELKAGYVEAEFNLALALAESGAAGEAEEHYRRVLALRPTHAKAANNLGNLLLAERDAAGAIELFRVALAAAPDFADAHHNLGVAFFAQRRAAEAAPELRRALELDPARDVSRWLLAIVLAGERPVEAVPVLEELVRRQPAHADAHQLLAQCLWQLGRKDEAARAAAEAERLRRR, encoded by the coding sequence ATGAACCGCTCCCGTGCGAACGCCGGGGCGTGGGCGTGGTTGGGAGTTTGCGCGGCGGTCGCATTGGCCTATGCGCCGGTCTGGCACGCGGGATTCATCTGGAACGATTCCGACTACGTTACCGCGCCGGCGTTGCGCTCACTGGGCGGGCTCGGGCGGATCTGGACGGAAGTTGGCGCGACCGAGCAGTATTATCCCGTCCTGCACTCGTGGTTCTGGGTGCAGCAATGGATCTTCGGCGACGCGCCGGTGGGTTACCACGTCGTCAACGTCGCGCTGCACGCGCTCGCGGCGGGCTTGTTCGCGCTCGTGCTGCGGCGGCTCGCGGTGCCGGGGGCGTGGTTCGCGGCGGCGGTGTTCGCGCTGCATCCGGTGGCGGTGGAGTCGGTCGCGTGGATTTCCGAACAGAAGAACACGCTGTCGCTCGCGTTCTATTTGGCGGCAGCGTTGGCGTGGCTCCGTTTCGAGGAGCGGCGTGCGCCGCGCGACTACGCGGTGGCGAGCGCGCTGTTCGCGCTCGCGTTGCTCAGCAAATCCGTGACGGCGACGCTGCCGGCTGCGCTGCTGGTCGTCGCGTGGTGGCGGCGCGGACGAATTGAGTGGACGCGCGACGTGCGTCCGCTGGTGCCGTGGTTCGCGGCGGGCGCGGTGTTTGGGTTGTTCACGGCGTGGGTGGAGCATCGCGTGGTCGGTGCGCACGGGGCGGATTTTGATCTTGGGTTGATCGAGCGCGTGCTGCTCGCGGGGCGCGTCAGCTGGTTCTACCTCGGCAAACTCGTGTGGCCCGCCGAGCTGATCTTCATCTACCCGCGCTGGGACGTGAGCGCGTCCGTGTGGTGGCAATGGCTGTTCCCGGCGGCGTTGCTCGGCGCGCTCGCGCTCGCGTGGAGGATGCGCGACTGGTCGCGGGCGCCGCTGGCGGCGGGGTTGTTTTTTCTCGGTTCGCTGTTTCCCACGATGGGGTTTTTCAACGTCTACGCGTTCCAGTTCTCGTTCGTCGCGGACCACTGGCAATACCTGCCGATGCTAGGGCCGATCGCGCTGTTCGCGGGCGGAGCGGCGACGTTCGCGGCCACGCTCGCTCGCGAACAACGGCTGCTCGCGGGCGCGGCTGGCGCCGCGCTGTGCGCGTTGCTCGGCGGATTGTCGTGGGCGCAGAGCGGATTGTATCGCGACATCGAGACCTTCTACCGGCGGACGCTCGCGGCGAATCCTGACTCGTGGATGGGTCGCAACAATCTCGGCCTGCTACTGCTCGATGCGGGGCGCGCGGACGAGGCGCTCACGCAGTTGCGCGAGGCCACGCGCCTGAAGCCGCGCCACGCCGAAGTGGCGAACAATCTCGGCGCTGCGTGGCGTGCGACCGGGCACGCCGCGGCGTCGCTGACGGAATTTCGGCGCGCGACGGAGCTGAAAGCGGGCTACGTCGAGGCGGAATTCAATCTCGCACTCGCGCTGGCCGAATCCGGCGCCGCGGGCGAGGCCGAGGAACATTACCGTCGGGTGCTCGCGTTGCGCCCGACGCACGCGAAAGCGGCGAACAATCTCGGCAACCTTCTGCTCGCCGAGCGTGACGCGGCAGGCGCGATCGAGCTCTTTCGCGTCGCGCTGGCGGCCGCGCCGGATTTCGCCGATGCGCACCACAATCTCGGCGTGGCGTTCTTCGCGCAGCGGCGCGCGGCGGAAGCGGCGCCGGAATTGCGGCGTGCGCTCGAACTCGATCCGGCGCGCGACGTCAGCCGTTGGTTGCTGGCGATCGTGCTCGCGGGCGAGCGGCCGGTGGAGGCCGTGCCCGTGCTGGAGGAATTGGTGCGGCGGCAGCCGGCGCACGCGGATGCGCATCAGCTGCTCGCGCAATGCCTGTGGCAGCTCGGGCGAAAGGACGAGGCGGCGCGCGCGGCGGCGGAGGCGGAGCGGTTACGGCGCAGGTGA
- a CDS encoding SDR family oxidoreductase has product MKNQTLLVTGGTTGIGLATAQLLAADGARVIVTGRNPETLAAARSALPATALVVKSDSGSLADTQALGATLRQHGVTRLDGAFLNAGIGKFGPIDTATPQDFEDQFNINVRGPYFQIQSLLPLLANPSAIVINASVVAGVNFEHASIYSATKAAVVSLGRSLGAELASRGIRVNTLSPGPIETPIFGKLGLDPAAAKGLIDSLGQGTLLKRAGRPEEIAKLARFLLSEESSFIIGEDIVADGGVRHV; this is encoded by the coding sequence ATGAAAAACCAAACCCTCCTCGTCACCGGCGGCACCACGGGCATCGGCCTCGCCACCGCTCAACTCCTCGCCGCCGACGGTGCGCGAGTCATCGTCACGGGCCGCAATCCCGAAACGCTCGCCGCCGCGCGCAGCGCCCTTCCGGCCACCGCGCTCGTCGTCAAGTCCGACTCCGGCAGCCTTGCCGACACGCAGGCGCTCGGCGCCACGCTGCGCCAGCACGGCGTCACGCGCCTCGACGGCGCTTTTCTCAACGCGGGCATTGGCAAGTTCGGCCCGATCGACACGGCCACGCCGCAGGACTTCGAGGACCAGTTCAACATCAACGTCCGCGGCCCGTATTTCCAAATCCAGTCGCTCCTCCCGCTGCTCGCCAACCCGAGCGCCATCGTCATCAACGCCTCCGTGGTCGCCGGGGTGAACTTCGAACACGCGAGCATCTACTCGGCGACCAAGGCCGCCGTCGTCTCGCTCGGCCGCTCGCTCGGCGCCGAACTCGCCTCGCGCGGCATTCGCGTGAACACGCTGAGCCCCGGCCCGATCGAAACGCCGATCTTCGGCAAGCTCGGCCTCGACCCCGCCGCCGCCAAGGGACTCATCGACTCGCTCGGCCAAGGCACGCTGCTCAAGCGCGCCGGCCGCCCCGAGGAAATCGCGAAGCTCGCGCGCTTCCTCCTCTCCGAAGAATCCAGCTTCATCATCGGCGAAGACATCGTCGCCGACGGCGGCGTCCGCCACGTCTGA
- a CDS encoding sigma-70 family RNA polymerase sigma factor produces MNPPSDFAALFQSWLEEHRGIVVKVARSFAATPADTADLQQELLLQLWLALPSFAGQAKASTWIYRVCLNTALTWQRGTRRRESHLAPGVELAQFAADAASPAEHAGDREVVEKLYAAIRALPDADRALVLLLLDGLAYRDIAEITGLTENHVGVALTRARKRLAAHLKGTLDELD; encoded by the coding sequence ATGAACCCTCCTTCCGACTTCGCCGCCCTCTTCCAGTCCTGGCTGGAAGAGCATCGCGGCATCGTCGTGAAGGTCGCCCGCTCGTTCGCCGCGACCCCGGCGGATACCGCGGATTTGCAGCAGGAGTTGCTCCTGCAGCTCTGGCTCGCGCTGCCGTCGTTCGCCGGCCAGGCGAAGGCCTCGACGTGGATCTACCGCGTCTGCCTCAACACCGCCCTCACCTGGCAACGCGGCACACGACGGCGTGAAAGCCACCTCGCACCGGGCGTCGAGCTCGCGCAGTTCGCCGCCGACGCCGCCTCGCCGGCCGAACACGCCGGCGATCGCGAGGTGGTGGAGAAACTCTACGCCGCCATCCGCGCGCTGCCCGACGCTGACCGCGCGCTCGTGCTGCTGCTCCTCGACGGACTCGCCTACCGCGATATCGCCGAGATCACGGGTCTGACCGAAAACCACGTCGGCGTCGCGCTCACCCGCGCCCGCAAGCGCCTCGCCGCGCACCTGAAAGGCACCCTCGATGAACTGGACTGA
- a CDS encoding FtsX-like permease family protein: MKFLHLIWANLGRKKLRTSLTLLSIVVAFVLFGFLCAIKQALVGGVALAGADRLIVRHKVSIIQLLPESYQARMLRVPGVTAAVHQTWFGGIYQDPKNFFMQCPVVPAEFMAMFPEFQLPPEQMKAWLATRTGAIVGRNTAQRFGWKIGDKIPIMSPIWMRKTWEFDLVGIYDGRDKGTDTTALFFRYDFFDESRKAQNWGQGQVGWYTIRVQDPAQAADVARRVDDEFANSPAETKTEPEGAFIQGWANQIGNIALIVAAILGAVFFTILLVTGSTMSQSVRERIGELGVLKAIGFTNGHVLGLVLAESCLLTVLGGLLGLALAWLMISRGDPTGGLLPLFFFPARDVLLGAGLSIVLGFVTGILPAQQAMRLRVSEALRRM, translated from the coding sequence ATGAAATTCCTCCACCTCATCTGGGCGAATCTCGGGCGCAAGAAGCTGCGCACGTCGCTCACGCTGCTCTCGATCGTCGTCGCGTTCGTGCTCTTCGGCTTCCTGTGCGCGATCAAGCAGGCGCTCGTCGGCGGCGTGGCGCTCGCCGGCGCCGACCGGCTCATCGTCCGCCACAAGGTCTCGATCATCCAGCTGCTGCCCGAGAGCTATCAGGCACGCATGCTGCGCGTGCCGGGCGTCACCGCCGCCGTGCACCAGACGTGGTTCGGCGGGATTTACCAGGACCCGAAAAACTTCTTCATGCAGTGCCCGGTCGTGCCCGCGGAGTTCATGGCGATGTTCCCGGAGTTCCAGCTGCCGCCCGAGCAGATGAAGGCCTGGCTCGCCACGCGCACCGGCGCGATCGTCGGCCGCAACACCGCACAGCGCTTCGGTTGGAAGATCGGCGACAAGATCCCGATCATGTCGCCCATCTGGATGCGCAAGACGTGGGAGTTCGACCTCGTCGGCATCTACGACGGTCGCGACAAGGGCACGGACACCACCGCGCTGTTCTTCCGCTACGACTTCTTCGACGAGTCGCGCAAGGCGCAGAACTGGGGCCAGGGCCAGGTCGGCTGGTATACCATCCGCGTGCAGGACCCCGCGCAGGCCGCCGACGTCGCGCGGCGCGTCGACGACGAATTCGCCAACTCGCCCGCCGAAACGAAAACCGAGCCCGAAGGCGCGTTCATCCAGGGTTGGGCAAATCAGATCGGCAACATCGCGCTCATCGTCGCTGCGATCCTCGGCGCCGTCTTCTTCACCATCCTGCTCGTGACCGGCAGCACGATGTCGCAATCCGTGCGCGAGCGCATCGGCGAACTCGGCGTGCTCAAGGCCATCGGCTTCACCAACGGCCATGTGCTCGGGCTCGTGCTCGCCGAGTCGTGCCTGCTGACCGTGCTCGGCGGCCTGCTCGGACTCGCGCTCGCGTGGCTGATGATTTCGCGCGGCGATCCGACGGGCGGCTTGCTGCCGCTGTTCTTCTTCCCCGCGCGCGACGTGCTGCTCGGCGCCGGCCTGAGCATCGTGCTCGGCTTCGTCACGGGCATCCTGCCCGCCCAGCAAGCGATGCGCCTGCGCGTGTCCGAGGCCCTCCGGAGGATGTGA
- a CDS encoding ABC transporter permease, with translation MFNWFSQIAAIARFGLLSIPQRRGSVAATVFGIAGVVAVLVGVLSIGTGFRRAMMASGSPDAAIVLRSGADTEMVSGFGRSETRLIADAPGVARNATGPLASSELFVMINLPKRSTGTDANVPLRGVEAAAPAVRDNLRLVSGRMFEWGRNEVIVGAGAAKEFAGLEVGGSLKVGSESWPVVGVFEAGGGVAESEVWTDAKVLQQAYHRGDSFQSVYVRLASAGAFQEFKDALTANPQLSVKVLRQSDHYAEQSEAITRLITSLGYLIAFLMAVGAVFGALNTMYSAVASRTREIATLRALGFGRSAVIVALLAESLMLALVGGAIGGGAAFIAFNNLHAATMNWQSFSQVVFAFAVTPALLVQGIVWATFIGLIGGLLPAIRAARLPIASALREL, from the coding sequence ATGTTCAACTGGTTTTCCCAAATCGCCGCCATCGCCCGCTTCGGGTTGCTGAGCATCCCGCAACGCCGCGGCTCCGTCGCCGCCACCGTCTTCGGCATCGCCGGTGTCGTCGCCGTGCTCGTCGGCGTCCTGTCGATCGGCACCGGCTTCCGCCGCGCGATGATGGCGTCGGGCTCGCCCGACGCCGCCATCGTCCTGCGCAGCGGCGCCGACACCGAAATGGTCAGCGGCTTCGGCCGCAGCGAGACGCGACTCATCGCCGACGCGCCCGGCGTCGCGCGCAACGCCACCGGTCCACTCGCCTCGTCCGAACTGTTCGTCATGATCAATCTCCCGAAACGCTCCACCGGCACCGACGCCAACGTCCCGCTGCGCGGCGTCGAGGCCGCGGCGCCGGCCGTGCGCGACAACCTCCGCCTCGTCTCCGGCCGCATGTTCGAATGGGGCAGGAACGAGGTCATCGTCGGCGCGGGCGCCGCGAAGGAATTCGCCGGCCTCGAGGTCGGCGGCTCGCTCAAGGTCGGCTCGGAATCCTGGCCCGTCGTCGGCGTGTTCGAAGCCGGCGGCGGTGTCGCGGAATCCGAAGTGTGGACCGACGCGAAGGTCCTTCAGCAAGCTTACCACCGCGGCGACTCCTTCCAGTCGGTCTACGTGCGCCTCGCGTCCGCCGGCGCGTTTCAGGAATTCAAGGACGCACTCACCGCCAACCCGCAGCTCAGCGTCAAAGTGCTGCGCCAATCCGACCATTACGCGGAGCAATCCGAGGCCATCACACGCCTCATCACCTCGCTCGGTTACCTCATCGCCTTCCTCATGGCGGTCGGCGCGGTGTTCGGCGCGCTGAACACGATGTATAGCGCCGTCGCCAGCCGCACGCGCGAGATCGCCACGCTGCGCGCGCTGGGCTTCGGCCGCTCCGCCGTGATCGTGGCGCTGCTCGCCGAATCGCTCATGCTCGCGCTGGTCGGCGGGGCGATCGGCGGCGGCGCGGCCTTCATCGCCTTCAACAATCTCCACGCCGCCACGATGAACTGGCAGAGCTTCAGCCAAGTCGTGTTCGCCTTCGCGGTGACGCCCGCGCTGCTCGTGCAAGGCATAGTGTGGGCGACCTTCATCGGCCTGATCGGCGGCCTGCTGCCCGCCATCCGCGCCGCCCGCCTGCCGATCGCGAGCGCGCTGCGGGAGCTCTAA
- a CDS encoding ABC transporter ATP-binding protein, with protein MSQPTAPADALVRVEGVEKIFRRGSEEIHVLSNLNLHVPAGEFLALMGPSGSGKSTLLNLLGGLDRPTRGTVSVAGEDIANLSDGQLAGWRARHIGFVFQLYNLMPVLTAEQNVELPLLLTHLSKAERKKHVATALAMVGLSHRANHYPRTMSGGEQQRVGIARGIVTDPTLLLCDEPTGDLDRKSGDEILQLLQALNREHGKTIIMVTHDPHASARAARTVHLNKGQLSNEAVV; from the coding sequence ATGAGCCAACCCACCGCCCCCGCCGACGCGCTCGTCCGCGTCGAAGGCGTCGAAAAAATCTTCCGCCGCGGCTCGGAGGAGATTCACGTCCTCTCGAACCTGAATCTCCACGTGCCCGCCGGCGAATTCCTCGCGTTGATGGGCCCGTCCGGCTCCGGCAAGAGCACACTGCTCAACCTCCTCGGTGGCCTCGACCGCCCGACGCGCGGCACGGTCAGCGTGGCGGGAGAGGACATCGCCAATCTCTCCGACGGCCAACTCGCCGGCTGGCGCGCGCGGCACATCGGTTTCGTGTTCCAACTCTACAACCTCATGCCCGTGCTCACCGCCGAGCAGAACGTCGAGCTGCCGCTGCTGCTCACGCACCTCTCGAAAGCCGAGCGCAAGAAGCACGTCGCCACCGCGCTCGCGATGGTCGGCCTCTCGCACCGCGCCAACCATTACCCGCGCACGATGTCCGGCGGCGAACAGCAGCGCGTCGGCATCGCGCGCGGCATTGTCACCGATCCGACGCTCCTCCTCTGCGACGAGCCCACCGGCGATCTCGACCGCAAATCCGGCGACGAAATCCTCCAGCTGTTGCAGGCGCTCAACCGCGAGCACGGCAAGACGATCATCATGGTCACGCACGACCCGCACGCCTCCGCCCGCGCCGCGCGCACCGTGCATCTGAACAAGGGCCAGCTCAGCAATGAAGCCGTTGTCTAG
- a CDS encoding methylglyoxal synthase encodes MIYKTITMPPRKRVALVAHDAQKANLAEWAKFNRGTLGGHELWATGTTGALLEPVIGLPVNKLFSGPLGGDQQVGAMIVEGKIDFLIFFWDPLEAQPHDPDVKALLRMASVWNVPTACDRATADFLISSPLMHSSYERRVPDYEAYRRSRVAVETPRA; translated from the coding sequence ATGATCTACAAGACGATCACGATGCCCCCGCGGAAACGCGTCGCCCTCGTGGCGCACGATGCGCAGAAGGCGAATCTGGCGGAGTGGGCGAAGTTCAACCGCGGCACGCTCGGGGGGCACGAGCTCTGGGCGACCGGCACGACCGGGGCGCTGCTTGAACCCGTGATCGGCCTGCCGGTGAACAAGCTCTTCAGCGGCCCGCTCGGCGGCGACCAGCAGGTCGGCGCGATGATCGTGGAGGGCAAGATCGACTTCCTGATCTTCTTCTGGGACCCGCTTGAGGCGCAGCCGCACGATCCGGACGTGAAGGCGCTGCTGCGCATGGCGTCGGTGTGGAACGTGCCGACCGCGTGCGACCGGGCGACGGCGGACTTCCTGATCTCGTCGCCGCTGATGCACAGCAGCTACGAGCGACGCGTGCCGGATTATGAGGCGTATCGCCGCTCGCGCGTGGCTGTGGAGACGCCTCGAGCGTAA